In a genomic window of Methanosarcina horonobensis HB-1 = JCM 15518:
- a CDS encoding O-acetylhomoserine aminocarboxypropyltransferase/cysteine synthase family protein encodes MAAKKYKLGTLALHAGQTPDPATGSRTVPIYQTTSYVFRDTEHAANLFGLKELGNIYTRLMNPTTDVFEQRIAAIEGGTGALGVASGSAAITYALLAITRVGDEIVSGNNLYGGTYELFNYTFPKLGRKVTFVDSANPEAYRQAITENTRAIYIESVGNPKLDVPDFEAIAKIAHEAGVPLVVDNTSAVGLVRPIDYGADIVVHSATKFIGGHGNSIGGSIVDSGKFAWNNGKFPELTDPDPSYHGLKYWDTFSNFPGLGNVAFVFKVRLQLLRDTGAAISPFNSFLLLQGLETLHLRIERHGENALKVAKYLSEHPKVSWVNYPGLPDHPSHELASRYLKGGYGALLGFGVKGGAEAGKQFINSLKLFSHVANIGDSKSLVIHPATTTHQQLTLEEQAATGVTPDYIRLSVGIEDIDDIISDLEQALAKV; translated from the coding sequence ATGGCGGCAAAGAAATATAAATTAGGAACACTTGCCCTTCACGCTGGGCAGACTCCTGATCCAGCTACAGGATCGCGTACAGTACCGATATACCAGACAACATCGTATGTTTTTCGGGATACTGAGCATGCAGCCAACCTTTTTGGCCTTAAAGAGCTTGGCAACATCTATACCCGTCTGATGAACCCTACCACTGATGTGTTCGAACAGCGCATAGCTGCCATTGAAGGCGGAACTGGCGCCCTCGGGGTTGCATCCGGTTCAGCAGCAATAACTTATGCCCTGCTTGCAATTACACGAGTAGGAGACGAAATTGTGTCCGGAAATAACCTCTACGGCGGTACCTATGAACTTTTTAATTACACATTTCCAAAGTTAGGAAGAAAAGTAACCTTCGTAGATTCGGCCAATCCTGAAGCTTACCGCCAGGCTATCACGGAAAATACACGGGCTATTTATATCGAGTCAGTAGGGAACCCGAAGCTTGACGTTCCGGACTTTGAGGCGATTGCAAAGATTGCACATGAAGCCGGAGTTCCGCTCGTTGTTGATAATACGAGTGCTGTAGGGCTTGTCCGTCCCATTGACTACGGAGCCGATATAGTCGTGCATTCTGCAACCAAATTCATAGGCGGGCATGGTAATTCAATCGGGGGCTCGATAGTTGATTCCGGAAAGTTCGCATGGAACAACGGCAAGTTTCCGGAACTCACAGATCCTGACCCGAGTTACCACGGCCTGAAATACTGGGATACTTTTTCAAATTTCCCGGGGCTTGGGAATGTAGCATTTGTCTTTAAAGTAAGGCTTCAGCTCCTCAGGGATACAGGTGCTGCGATTTCACCTTTCAACTCATTCCTGCTGCTTCAGGGGCTTGAGACCCTGCACCTGAGGATAGAAAGGCACGGAGAAAACGCCCTCAAAGTGGCAAAGTACCTGTCAGAGCACCCTAAAGTTTCATGGGTCAATTATCCAGGTTTACCGGACCATCCAAGTCACGAGCTTGCATCCAGATATCTCAAAGGCGGTTACGGTGCACTTCTGGGCTTTGGCGTGAAAGGCGGCGCAGAAGCAGGGAAACAGTTTATTAACTCTCTGAAGCTGTTTTCACATGTTGCAAACATAGGCGATTCCAAGAGCCTTGTTATCCATCCAGCAACCACCACACATCAGCAATTGACTCTAGAGGAACAGGCAGCGACAGGAGTTACGCCGGACTATATACGCCTGTCCGTAGGCATTGAGGATATAGACGATATAATCTCAGATCTGGAACAGGCTCTTGCGAAAGTGTGA
- a CDS encoding BlaI/MecI/CopY family transcriptional regulator → MVKLDRINLSNEGLTKFFSPIEAQIMEVLWTTEESTTPEISEKTGIPLSSVAGTLDRLVKAGFAKRTMDKSGNRVRYLYSASESMDKTANTITKKVLDSLVDTFGKLAVENFHTYKNNK, encoded by the coding sequence ATGGTTAAGTTAGACCGGATAAATCTTTCCAATGAGGGTTTGACCAAATTTTTCAGCCCCATTGAAGCCCAGATTATGGAGGTTTTGTGGACAACTGAGGAGTCAACAACACCTGAGATTTCCGAAAAAACAGGAATTCCGTTATCCAGTGTGGCAGGGACGCTTGACAGGCTTGTAAAAGCCGGTTTTGCAAAAAGAACAATGGATAAAAGCGGCAATCGGGTCAGGTATCTTTACTCTGCGTCCGAATCCATGGACAAAACCGCAAATACTATTACAAAAAAAGTTCTGGACAGTCTTGTAGATACTTTTGGGAAACTGGCTGTTGAAAACTTTCACACTTACAAAAATAATAAGTGA
- a CDS encoding Fe-S-containing protein: protein MNIKLIGMVLLAIAVSLVVAGCTDIGSSGKANASPVEATWITAGVSADQVSIPLSFVEENTNVHFKVNTDSGEIAVMTYKFNDEIFIRSNVCPPCNSIGFTLDKDTLVCDSCGTVFDAAEGTGIGGGCMSFSKESIPYTISDGNIVMKLDDVVTAHEKTVEIN from the coding sequence ATGAACATAAAATTAATCGGTATGGTTTTGTTAGCGATTGCAGTATCTCTCGTGGTAGCGGGGTGCACGGATATCGGATCCTCGGGTAAAGCTAATGCAAGCCCTGTAGAAGCGACCTGGATTACTGCTGGAGTCAGTGCGGACCAGGTATCCATTCCACTCAGTTTCGTAGAAGAGAACACAAATGTTCACTTTAAAGTAAACACCGACAGCGGAGAAATTGCGGTTATGACATACAAATTTAATGATGAGATCTTTATCAGGTCCAATGTATGCCCTCCATGCAACTCAATAGGATTTACTCTTGATAAGGACACCCTTGTCTGCGATTCCTGCGGCACTGTTTTTGATGCTGCAGAAGGAACTGGCATCGGAGGAGGCTGTATGTCTTTCTCCAAGGAAAGTATCCCTTACACGATTTCGGACGGGAATATTGTTATGAAGCTCGATGATGTGGTAACTGCCCACGAAAAAACTGTGGAGATTAATTAA
- a CDS encoding substrate-binding domain-containing protein, producing the protein MDRRNLAIIGILVILIAAAGIYAYTVSTQPDTSRLIVSTTTSLEDTGLLEEIEAAFEDKYPGTDVSVISGGTGIALQYGERGDADVLLTHDESREEEFIESGFGTERTEIAYNYFWIVGPENDPAEIRGLNATEAFEKIMEEGQSNPDQVKFASRGDDSGTHAREKQIWEMTGVSYDEVSGSGEWYIESGRGMGETLLLASELNAYTLTDSGTFLAYTNEGRIRIVPIVTTGDELLNVYAAMPVNPEIHPNVNYEGARNFVNFLVSPEGQEIIRNYGIEQYGQPLFTPISEGLPS; encoded by the coding sequence ATGGATCGAAGAAACCTGGCAATTATTGGCATACTGGTTATATTGATTGCAGCTGCCGGTATTTATGCATATACGGTGTCTACACAACCAGATACATCACGATTAATAGTTTCTACTACAACCAGTTTAGAAGATACAGGGCTTTTGGAAGAAATAGAAGCAGCATTTGAGGATAAATATCCCGGAACAGACGTATCGGTGATATCCGGAGGTACGGGTATAGCCCTGCAGTACGGTGAAAGAGGAGATGCTGATGTTCTTCTTACTCATGACGAAAGTCGAGAAGAGGAATTTATAGAGAGCGGATTCGGTACAGAGCGTACAGAAATAGCATATAATTATTTCTGGATTGTGGGTCCTGAAAATGATCCGGCAGAAATAAGGGGCCTTAATGCTACGGAAGCATTTGAGAAGATAATGGAAGAAGGTCAAAGTAATCCCGATCAGGTTAAATTTGCATCTCGCGGAGATGATTCAGGCACACATGCAAGAGAGAAACAAATCTGGGAAATGACTGGAGTAAGCTATGATGAAGTTAGTGGTTCGGGTGAATGGTACATTGAAAGCGGTAGAGGCATGGGAGAAACCCTTTTACTTGCCAGTGAACTGAATGCTTATACTTTGACCGATTCCGGGACATTTCTTGCATATACGAACGAGGGGAGAATCCGGATTGTACCAATAGTAACAACAGGGGATGAACTGCTTAATGTTTATGCAGCTATGCCAGTAAACCCGGAAATTCATCCAAATGTTAATTATGAAGGGGCTCGAAACTTTGTAAACTTCCTTGTTTCTCCGGAAGGGCAGGAAATAATCAGAAATTATGGTATAGAACAATATGGACAACCTCTTTTTACTCCAATATCTGAGGGTTTACCATCCTGA
- a CDS encoding GNAT family N-acetyltransferase translates to MNEIEVRELMPSEFREWDLLVEKTQPGTPFHTSDWLEIYRNVLLRDIRIYGCFRNDELVGGCPIFVKSLKGILKVASSICSMTDYCGPLINESSSSKTSKRVQENHEILNALREFLCTQGFDSIHLKFSPGFEDIRPFTWNGWDSKVHYTHYLDLKENVDNNISRTIRKDLKSAAEAGLETRIWSDPETYYGLLSKVYERQDQKIPLPRSFFEKVFDLIRKKDIGYMLVSETPEGEAVAAVFSLLSVLYLFFSD, encoded by the coding sequence ATGAATGAAATTGAAGTTAGAGAATTGATGCCATCCGAATTCAGAGAATGGGATTTGCTTGTGGAAAAAACCCAACCCGGTACACCCTTTCACACAAGTGACTGGCTGGAAATCTACAGGAATGTCCTTTTAAGAGATATAAGGATTTACGGGTGTTTCAGAAACGATGAGCTTGTAGGGGGATGTCCCATTTTTGTTAAGAGCCTAAAAGGAATCCTAAAGGTAGCATCTTCGATATGCAGTATGACTGACTACTGCGGACCCCTTATAAATGAGAGTTCAAGCTCAAAAACAAGTAAACGAGTGCAGGAAAATCATGAAATTCTTAACGCTCTCAGAGAATTTCTCTGTACGCAGGGCTTTGACAGCATTCACCTTAAATTCTCTCCGGGATTTGAGGACATCAGACCATTTACATGGAATGGATGGGACTCAAAGGTTCACTATACCCATTACCTGGACCTGAAAGAAAATGTAGATAATAACATTTCAAGGACAATCCGGAAAGACCTTAAATCCGCAGCTGAGGCAGGACTCGAAACAAGGATTTGGAGCGATCCTGAAACATATTATGGCCTTCTTTCTAAAGTATATGAGAGACAGGACCAGAAAATACCATTACCCAGGAGCTTTTTCGAAAAGGTCTTTGACCTGATCCGGAAAAAAGACATCGGTTATATGCTTGTTTCCGAAACTCCCGAAGGAGAAGCAGTCGCAGCAGTTTTTTCTCTTCTTTCTGTTTTGTATCTATTTTTCAGTGATTGA
- a CDS encoding ABC transporter permease, with translation MRLHTLVLKDISRRKTKLGLAVLSVVVAAAAIVAVVTTFSAATDGLYEESNKFGANIIVKPEVTAIPLVAGSTSIGSLSTGENYIEESEIPRIHTIENNSNLAVVAPRLYGIAELGNSSVVVMGVDPEKEKILKPWWKIQGHWMAAETPEKTEVMVGSDIAGPLGLKEGSPITLSQGYISIGAQVAGVIESTGGNEDGYIILPLEASQHLLSKEGKVSSLEVRALCNDCPVEEISRQIEEVFPGLEARSMSQIVETEMAVVEHTESSAMAVSIITLLVSTLTVASTMLASVNEKLKEIGIMRAVGASDRQVVSMLLFEGAIIGIIGGGIGFAIGTAASSIAAPMLVSVSPPPMWEILPAVAGICMVTGMVASIIPAKRALGVDPAEVLRSV, from the coding sequence ATGCGTTTACACACCTTAGTCTTAAAAGACATATCCCGCAGGAAAACAAAACTCGGGCTGGCAGTGTTGAGTGTGGTAGTGGCTGCTGCAGCAATAGTAGCTGTGGTCACCACATTTTCCGCAGCAACTGACGGTCTCTATGAAGAATCAAATAAATTCGGTGCAAACATCATAGTCAAGCCCGAAGTAACAGCTATTCCACTAGTGGCAGGTTCGACCTCTATTGGTTCTCTGTCTACAGGAGAGAACTACATTGAGGAATCGGAAATTCCCAGAATTCATACTATTGAGAATAACAGTAACCTCGCAGTTGTAGCCCCCAGATTGTATGGAATTGCAGAACTTGGCAATTCTTCCGTAGTTGTAATGGGCGTGGACCCTGAAAAGGAAAAAATCCTCAAACCCTGGTGGAAAATTCAGGGGCACTGGATGGCTGCAGAAACTCCAGAGAAGACCGAAGTAATGGTTGGCTCGGATATAGCCGGTCCTCTCGGGCTTAAAGAAGGCTCTCCTATAACCCTCAGCCAGGGTTATATTTCCATTGGGGCTCAGGTAGCCGGAGTAATAGAGAGTACAGGCGGCAATGAAGACGGATATATAATTCTCCCTCTTGAAGCATCCCAGCACCTGCTTTCCAAAGAAGGTAAGGTGAGCAGCCTGGAGGTAAGGGCGCTGTGTAATGACTGTCCTGTCGAAGAAATAAGCAGGCAGATAGAAGAAGTGTTCCCCGGACTTGAAGCCAGGTCCATGAGCCAGATCGTAGAAACCGAAATGGCAGTGGTAGAGCATACCGAGTCTTCGGCAATGGCAGTCTCGATAATTACCCTGCTCGTGAGCACATTAACGGTTGCATCCACAATGCTCGCATCCGTAAATGAAAAGCTAAAAGAAATAGGAATCATGCGTGCGGTCGGAGCAAGCGACAGGCAGGTAGTTTCAATGCTTCTCTTTGAAGGGGCTATCATAGGAATAATCGGTGGTGGTATCGGCTTTGCCATCGGAACGGCAGCCTCGTCGATTGCCGCACCCATGCTGGTTTCGGTGTCGCCTCCTCCAATGTGGGAGATCCTGCCTGCTGTTGCCGGCATCTGCATGGTTACCGGAATGGTAGCTTCTATTATCCCTGCAAAAAGAGCTCTCGGAGTTGACCCTGCGGAGGTGTTGAGAAGTGTCTGA
- a CDS encoding ABC transporter ATP-binding protein, whose translation MSDYPETPEMSSNPESFSENLPASLIRVKDVTKKYRLGHNEVEVLHSINLEVKEGEFISIMGQSGSGKTTLMNIIGMLDRPTDGSILIKNTDITKKSQKELVDFRRRTVGFVFQQFHLIPSLTAYENVALPLTFAGDRERGAVESALERVGLAHRMHHKPVELSGGEQQRVAIARAVVMKPKILLADEPTGALDANTGSMIISLLKSLAGEMTVIMVTHNRELAEYSDRIVYLKDGNVAE comes from the coding sequence GTGTCTGATTATCCTGAAACTCCTGAAATGTCCAGTAATCCTGAAAGTTTTTCAGAAAACCTGCCTGCAAGCCTGATTCGAGTCAAAGATGTTACGAAAAAGTACAGGCTTGGACACAATGAGGTCGAAGTTCTGCATAGTATTAATCTTGAAGTCAAAGAAGGGGAATTCATATCCATTATGGGTCAGTCGGGCTCAGGAAAAACCACTTTGATGAACATTATCGGGATGCTGGACAGACCTACTGACGGAAGCATCCTCATCAAAAATACAGATATTACAAAAAAATCCCAGAAAGAACTTGTCGATTTCAGGCGCAGAACTGTTGGGTTTGTGTTCCAGCAGTTTCACCTTATCCCCTCTCTCACTGCCTATGAAAACGTTGCCCTACCCCTGACATTTGCAGGGGACAGAGAGAGAGGTGCAGTAGAAAGTGCTCTTGAAAGAGTCGGACTTGCACACAGGATGCATCATAAGCCGGTAGAGCTGAGCGGGGGAGAGCAGCAGAGGGTCGCAATTGCCAGGGCTGTAGTCATGAAACCGAAGATCCTGCTTGCAGACGAGCCCACAGGGGCACTTGATGCAAACACAGGTTCAATGATAATCTCTTTACTAAAATCCCTGGCAGGAGAGATGACTGTCATAATGGTCACTCACAACAGGGAGCTTGCAGAATATTCGGACCGCATTGTATATTTAAAAGACGGAAACGTGGCGGAGTGA
- a CDS encoding ABC transporter permease: MNEIIQAILQAVELITELDPELIRITKLSLYISLTATFIASLISIPVGGIVYYYEFRGKRTIVNLIQTLYSIPTVLVGLFLFLLISQQGPFGFLNLLFTPTGMIIGQTLLILPILIGFTITALVGVSTQIRELAISLGASTHQTIITIIKEARYAIMSAVILGFGRAISEVGVAILIGGNIRGFTRNFTTAISLETSRGNLVLSIALGFILLSLALIINLLLNYLQGKD; this comes from the coding sequence TTGAATGAAATTATCCAGGCAATTTTACAGGCAGTAGAATTAATAACAGAACTCGATCCTGAATTGATAAGAATAACGAAATTAAGTCTTTATATCTCATTAACTGCAACGTTCATAGCTTCCTTAATATCCATTCCCGTCGGTGGAATAGTCTATTACTATGAATTTCGAGGAAAACGAACAATAGTCAATCTCATTCAAACCCTTTACAGCATCCCTACAGTTTTAGTGGGGCTTTTTCTTTTCCTGCTGATATCTCAACAGGGCCCTTTCGGGTTTTTAAACCTTCTTTTTACTCCCACCGGGATGATAATAGGGCAGACATTGCTAATACTACCTATTCTTATAGGATTTACTATCACTGCTCTTGTCGGGGTTAGCACCCAGATAAGAGAATTAGCAATATCTCTGGGTGCCAGTACGCATCAAACAATAATTACCATCATAAAGGAAGCTCGTTATGCTATAATGAGTGCTGTAATACTTGGTTTTGGAAGGGCTATATCAGAAGTGGGAGTTGCCATACTTATTGGGGGTAATATCAGAGGCTTTACAAGAAATTTTACCACTGCCATATCTCTTGAAACATCCAGAGGTAATCTGGTACTTTCAATAGCTTTAGGATTTATACTTCTTTCCCTGGCTCTGATAATCAATTTATTATTGAATTATTTGCAGGGTAAAGATTAA
- a CDS encoding M48 family metalloprotease, which yields MFSIKQEIDCYITCITGSDLLPIIGIEAFLALVFFTLYLKAGKPILRLASFIVAQLFMVLLIGTIISAMQCSQMLTIEIYTAYAILSTVIILLLPRVYYKILIRRHRTLPITDIMDWPQVFVNTLIKGAKVYFYDSAVPAAFASGKTIFLSIGMLELMDEQELKAVIAHEAWHIRHNNRTPLLRQLSLMTFTKNHSEDELEFLADAFAGEVVSESAVKSARKKLN from the coding sequence ATGTTTTCTATAAAGCAGGAAATTGACTGTTATATTACATGCATCACCGGTTCCGACCTTTTACCGATAATAGGAATAGAAGCATTCCTGGCTTTGGTATTCTTCACGCTTTACCTTAAAGCCGGAAAGCCGATTCTCAGGCTTGCTTCGTTTATTGTTGCACAGCTATTCATGGTTTTGCTTATAGGCACTATTATTTCGGCTATGCAGTGCAGTCAAATGCTGACAATCGAAATCTATACAGCCTACGCTATTCTTTCAACCGTAATTATTCTACTTCTCCCAAGAGTATACTACAAAATCCTGATCCGAAGACACAGAACCCTGCCGATTACGGATATAATGGACTGGCCTCAGGTATTTGTAAATACTTTAATCAAAGGAGCAAAAGTCTATTTTTATGACTCAGCAGTGCCAGCAGCTTTTGCTTCGGGAAAAACCATTTTTTTATCAATCGGGATGCTTGAGCTCATGGATGAACAGGAGTTAAAGGCTGTAATTGCCCACGAGGCATGGCATATCCGGCATAACAACAGGACTCCTCTATTGAGACAGCTATCTCTAATGACTTTCACAAAAAACCATTCCGAAGATGAACTTGAATTTCTTGCTGACGCTTTTGCCGGAGAAGTTGTTAGTGAAAGTGCAGTGAAGTCTGCGAGGAAAAAACTGAACTAA